TCGTTCCAGATGAGTGCCGTGGCTCCGTGCGACGGGGCGGTCATCGCTCAACCCTATCCCCGACGGATGTCACCATGTGGGCCGTGACGACGAGACCGACCATCCGCACCTGCACGCTGCTCGACGTGGACCAGCACAGCGGAACGGTGGTGGTCGTGGATGTCTTGCGCGCCTTCACGACGGCTGCAGTGGCGCTTGCCGGTGGGGTTGAGCGGTACGAGGTGGTGTCGACGGTGGAGGAGGCCCACGCGAGAAGGGCCGCCGACCCGTCGGTTCTCCTGCTGGGCGAGGTGGACGCGGTCAAGGTGCCGGACTTCGACTTCGGCAACTCGCCCTGGGAGCTCGCGCAGGAGGACGTCACCGGCAGGACACTGGTCCACCGGTCCTCCTCGGGGACGCAGGGTGTCGTGCGCAGCGTCGGCGCCCATCGGATCCTGACGGCCAGCTTTGCCGTGGCCGGTGCGACAGCTCGAGCTCTGGCGACGGAGGTGGCGGCGGCCGCATCGATCACGTTCTGCCTCACCGGGGTCAGGGAGAACGTCGACGGAGACGAGGACCGAGCCTGCGCCGAGTACATCACGAGTCTGCTGAACAGCGATGCCGTCGTCGATCCCATGCCGTACCTCGCACGGGTGGGGATGGCGAGTGCGGCCGATAAGTTCCGCGCCGGGAACCCGGACCTGTTCCCTCCGGCGGACCTGCCGTTCGTGCAGGTCGTGGATCGATACTCCTTCGCCATGGAAGTCCGTCGCGTGCACACGGAGCGGGGGACCGCACATACCCTCCACCGTCTGACCGTCTGACCCGCTCTCCCACGACCCTGGAGGCCCCATGGAGATCGCCACCAACACCACCGTCGACCGCGAGCGCCTGGAGGAGTTCCTGGCTGACAAGCGCAAGTTCGCGCTCATCACCACCCGGTCCGACGGGCGCCCCCAGATCTCCCCCGTCACCGGCGTGGTCAACGAGGCCGGGGAGTTGCTGGTCGCCTCCTACCCGACTCGAGCCAAGACCAAGAACCTGGCCCGCAACCCCGACTGCTCCGCGCTGGTGCTGAGCCAGGACTTCAACGGTCCCTGGGTGCAACTCTACGGGACCGGCCGGGTGGTCAGCGGCGAGGAGGGGGTCGAGGCGCTCGTGGACTACTACCGCTGTGCCGCCGGTCATCACGACGACTGGGACGAGTACCGGCAGGCCATGCGGGACCGGGACAAGGTGTGCCTGGCGATGACGATCACCGACTGGGGCCCGATCGCCACCGGCGGTGTCCCGCCAGAGTTCGCCGAGTCGCAGTAGCGGACGAACCCGGCCCCCACGAGGCCAGGTTCCCCGCTACGAGGTCAGGTTCCCCACCACGAGGCCAGGTTCCCCACGACGAGGCCAGGTTCCCCACGACGAGGCCAGGTTCCCCACCACGAGGCCAGGTTCCCCACCACGAGGCCTAGGGCCCCGGAAACGACGAACGGCACCCCCGGGGGTGCCGCCAGACGTAGCTGCTCTCTAGGAGGATCGCCTACGCCGTCGAGGCCATCCGGTCGCCCATCATGTCGGGGAGATCGAAGGCCAGGTCGGCGAGGTGACCGACGCAGCAGCGGTGGCCGTCCAGGTGACCGGGCATGTCCGCTTCAACGGCGGCACGCAGGGCGGTCACGCGGGTCGTGGCGTCCTCCGCGAGCAGCGACACCGGGTCGACCCCTGCCAGCGCGGTCGCAACGGTCTTGCGGCAGCAGCCGAACACGGGAGCACCGTCCCGCCACGCGTTCTCGAACTCGGCCAGCAACTCATCACGAACTGGCGCGTTGATGGTCATGGGGTCTCCTGTCCAGGGGCGTCTTCGTTACGTACGGTACCCGTACAACACCCTTGGACAACGCTTCGTTCCCAATACGACATGGTTGCCCTGGACCAACTGTCGCGAGTGCGCACTTCCCGAGGGTCCACCAGCCGGACGATCACCGACCGAGTTCGACGGAGCGGTTCTTGGCGGCCTCTATGGCGTTGAGGAAGGCGGCACGGACGCGCTGCTCCTCCAACACCCGCACGGCCGCGATCGTGGTCCCGCCGGGCGAGGTGACCGACTCGCGCAACTCCACCGGGTGGCGGCCGGTGTCGCGCAACATCAGTGCGCTCCCCATCATCGTCTGGATGATCAGTTCGGTCGCGACGTCCCGCGGCAGCCCCAGCAGGATGCCGGCGTCGATCATGGCCTCCGCCAGGAGGAAGAAGTAGGCGGGGCCCGAGCCGGACAGCGCGGTGACGGCGTCGAGGTCACCCTCGGCCAGGCGGACGACCCGGCCGACCTGCCGGAGGAAGTCCTCGGCCAGGCCCAGGTCCTTCTCGCTGGCGTGGGTGCCGGCCGCGATGGCACTCATGGCCTCATCGACCAGCACCGGGACGTTGGTCATGACCCGGACGACGGGAACCTCACCCAGCGCCTCCTCGAAGCGAGTGGTTGGCACACCGGCCACGACGGAGATCACCGGCTCACCGGGATGGATGCGCCCCGCGACCTGCCACAGCAACGTGTCCAGGCTCTGCGGTTTGACAGCCACCACGACGATGTCGGCCCAGTCGGCGACCTCGGCGGAGTCCGTTGAAACCGCGATGTTGTGCCGCTCCGAGAGCTCGGCCGCCTTGGCCTCGTGTCGCACGGTGGCACGGATCTGGTCGGGCTCTGCCGCCCCACTTCGCAGCAGACCGGACAGCAGCGCCTCACCCAGCCGACCGGCACCCAGGATGCCGATCTTGCCCTCGATGCCGGTTGATGCTGATTCGTGTGCGGTCATAGCTGTCGGCCTCCCGGTCAGGTGATGGGGTTGCGGCCCAGACCGACCTTCTCGCGCCAGGACTGCTCGCGCTCGATGTAGCTGGCGAAGCCCAGGCGAAGCGCCGCATTGTAGGACTCGTCGGCGGTGGCCAGAAGCGCTCCCGCCAGCCGATCGATCTCCTGCACACTGACCGCAGGGAGCGGGAGGACGCCGACCAGCATCACATCGCCGCTGTCGTACACGCAGAACCGCAGGATGTAGGTGCGCTGGTTCCGCTTCAGCAGCGACTCGTACAGCGCTTCGGCGTTCTCGTCCGGAGCTCGCATGAAGTGCGACTCGACGATGAGGGTGTGGTCCCCGACGGAGAGATACATGGGGATCGTTCGCTTGTTCCGGCCTTCCAGCACGGTGAACCAGCCGTCCTGACCAGCCCGCTCGACCTCGAGCCCGGGTTGGTCGGCAAACCACTCGACGATCGCCGCCCGTGCCGCGGCAGCTGGATCGCTCACGCGCACTCACCCGCTGGCATCTGGTGCCGTGTGGTGTGCCGCTGGTGGAGGTGTTCGTACACCGCGATCGTCTTGTCCACGGTGGCATCCCAACTGAAGGCCTGGGCCCGTCGAACACCTGCCGCTCCCGCCTCGGCAGCGAAGTCGGGCTCCATGAGGTATCGGCGGACCGCGGCGGCGAACTTGTCGGGATGGTGGTCGGCGACCAGCGTCCCGCCCCCCGGCGCGCCGTCGATGTGCCCGAGGACATGCCGCAGCCCTCCGACGTCGGTGGCGACCACGGGGGTCCCGCAGGCCTGGGCTTCGAGGGCCACCAGCCCGAACGACTCGCTGTGGCTCGGCATCAACACAACATCGGCAGCGCGGTACAGCGCGGCCAACTCCTCGTGCGCGCGTGGCGTCAGGAAGGCGATGTTGTCGACCACACCCAACTGCTCGGCCAGGCTGAGCAGGGCCGGTGGATCCACGACTCCCAGGCCATTGCCGCTCGGGCCACCGACCATGACCAGGCGCACCGGCGGCTCGCCAGGCAGCGCGTCGCGGGTCAGCGCGGCCAGTGTCTCGACCGCGGTGTCGGGCGCCTTGAGTGGCTGCAGCCTCCCGACGAAGAGGACCACCTTTGCCTCACCGGTTGGGTTGAGCAGGTCGGCGGTCCAGCCCCGGTCGGCCTGACCGTTGAACACCGTCGTGTCGACGCCGGGCTCGACGACGTGGACCCGTCGCGCGTTCATCTCGCTGCGCAGGAACGCACTCTCCTGCGGGGTCGGCGCGATGATCGCGTCGGCGTCGTAGGCGATGCGGCTCTCGGCGGCCAGGCGGAGGGCCGGTTCGGGACGATCGCCGGGAGCCAACGTCGCGTTCTTCTGTCGACCCAACGTGTGGAACGTCTGGACCAGGGGCGTCCCGAGCTTGCGGCGGGCGCGGGCACCGACCCACCCGCTCATCCAGTAGTGGCCGTGGAAGATCTGCGCCTCACGCGCCACCGGGTGCGCTGCCAGCCCCAGGTAGAAGGCGCAGAGGTGCGAGGCCAGCTCGGTCTTGTCGGCGTCCAGTGGGCCGGCTTCGATGTGATGCACGTCGATGGTCCCGCGGGCTGCGGGGACCTGGATCCGGACGGTCTCCGGGACGTCGGCCGATGGGCGACGTGTGAACACGTCGACGTGCAGGCCGCGCGCGACCAGACCTCTGGCGACGTTGTCGACGTACACGTTGAGGCCTCCGGCATCTCCTGTTCCTGCCTGCGCCAAGGGCGAGGTGTGGACTGCGATCAGTCCGACACGGCGGAGAGGGGAGGCTGCCATCTGGATCAGACGAAGCGTAGCGGGCAGCGGGATGCGGACATGGCACAGCCCCGATCGCCGGGGGTTGTCGAGCCGGGAACGATCGGGGCTGTGCGCTGGTGCGCGGCCGGCTCTCGCCGTGCGCTATCTGGGGAAGTGGTGGTGAGAGAACTAGGCGGCGCGGCGGCTGCCGATTGTGCCGACGGCCTTCTGCGCGGCCTCGCGACCCTGCTCCACGACCTTGCGGACGCTGGTGACTGCGCCCTTGACCTGGGTCCGTGCGGCCTCGGTCTGGTCCAGGACCCGCTTGGTGGCGGGGGCCTCGGTGACGCCGTCGACCAGCTTGCGGCCGCGGGTGGCGTAAGTGTCGACCTCGCCACGAACGGAGTCGAGTTGCGCGTTGATCTCGGCCTGCAGCTTCGAGGGGGCGTCCTTCACGAAGGTCTGCGCCTTCGCGGGGGCGTCCTTCACCAGAGCGGCCTGGTCCTTGCGCAGCGACTCCAGCCGGCCGGGCAGGTCCCGGACGACGGAGACGGCCAGGTCACCGGCGCCGACGTAGGCGTAGGCCGAGTCGGTGACGAGGGTCTTGACGTCCTCGGCGCTGAGCTCGAAGGAGCCGACGGACAGGAAGAAGGTCTCGTCGGAGGCGGTCTTGGTGGTGGACGTCTTCTTGGTTGTGGTTGCCATGATGGGTTCTCCTTGACGGAAGGGGTGGATCGGGGTTAGGTAGATGGCCAGAGGGACGACGGACCGCTGGAGGGCGGAGCACGGTACGACGTCGCCCCCCTGGCCAAGTGGGGAAACTGGGGGCTTACTTGGCGCTGGCAGCGTCTGATGCGGCGCTGTCGGCCGGTTCTTGGGTCTGCGGCTCGACGACGGTTTCGGCCAGGAAGGACCGGTAGATGTCGAGGAGGGAACGCTTGTGCCGTTCGAGGAGGTCGGGGTCGGCGGTGATGGCGGCGACGACATCGCTGTCGCGCTCTTCGAGGATCCCGGCCTTGACGTAGAGGGTCTCCGCGCTGATGCGCAGCGCCTTCGCGATGGACTGGAGGATCTCGGCGGAGGGCTTGCGCAGCCCGCGCTCGATCTGGGAGAGGTAGGGGTTGCTGACGCCGGCTCGCTTGGCCAGGTTTCGACCCGAGAGCTTGGCGTTCACGCGTTGCTCGCGGATGAACGCACCGAGTTCGTGGACCCGTCGTTCAGCCTCGGTCGTGGCGTCTCGAACAGTTGACTCGGCGGCGTCGGCGACCTCACCGACGGTTTCGATCGCGGCATCTATCGCCTTCTTCGGACCGACCATCCGTGGGTGCCTCCTTCTCCCGGGTCACTGTTTGCTTCGATGAATGATACGCTAGCAGTTGCAAGCACTGCGTGCAATAGTTAGCGCCGAAGAGGTCCTATGCAGCGGCGTGAACGCGCTCCGCGACGTCGGAGACGGCCGCGATCTGTCCGTGCGGAACGCCACCACCCAGGACGGGGACTCGCAGGACGTCGGTCGGGACAACTGCACCCAGCGCGTGCAGAACGGCTGCCGCCAGCGGGCCCGCCGCACGATCGCTGCCGTCCTCGATCTTCACGGCAACACCGATGCTGCTGGCGCCGGACACCCGGAACCCGCAGGCCATCACCCCGTCAGCTCCCCGCTTGGCGACCACCCGCTCGTCGGCCACCATCATGGCGGTGTCCGGCAGGTCTCCGCCACCGACGAGCTCCGGGCGCGTCGTCATGGCGTCCCGCACCTCAGCGGTCTCGCGATCCGCACCCGCTGACAGGGTCGCGAACCCGCGCGCCAGGGCGGCAAGAGAGCAGCGCCACGCGGGCGCCCCGCACCCGTCGACCCCCGGCCCCTGAAGGGCCTCCCCGAGGACGTCGGCGACCCGTCGAGCGACGTGCTGCTGGAACTCCCCGTGGGCCGCCAGGTACTGGTCCGGATCGAGCCCAGCGGCCACGGAGCCCCAGATCATGGATGCATGCTTGCCGGAGCAGTTGTGCGACAGCGAGGTCTTGGCCGCAAGCGTCTGGCGGACGCGGTCGTCGGCCGGCCAGGCCGGCGGGCACCGCAACGCCGACTCGTCCACGTCGGCTTCGGCGAGCATCGAGGCCGCCTCGATCTGATGCGTGTCGGAGCCCGTGTGGCTGGCGCATGCCAACGCCGTCTGCTCGGTCGTCATGCGCAGCCCGGCCTTGGCCAGCAGCTCGGCGGTCGCCAGCGCCTGGAAGGGCTTCAGTGACGAGCGCGGGTAGGTCACCGTCTCGCTGCTGCCCATGATCGAGACCGCTCGACTGCCACTGACCAACGCCACGTGGGCCCGGTGCAACGACTCCGTCACGCCGTCACGGGTGACGGCCACGCTGGGCTCGCCGTCCCCGATCGACATGGCCGCCTCAGGCGGTCGTGCTCGGCGGCAGCACCTGGTCGACCGACGCGGCGCCCTCGCGATAGCGGCCGATGAGCTCGGCCTGCAACGTGTCGAGGTTCTCGAGGACCTTCTGCCGCATCGACGAGATTGCGGCCTCCTCATCAGCCAGCCGGCGGACGACCGAGACCAGTTCGGCATCCGACAGGTCGGGCAGCCGGCCCAGGGGCATCTCTTCGAGGACGGCATCCCCACGACGACGACCGATCGGGCCGGACGGGGTGTAGATGCCGGCGTTCCCGACCGAGCGGCTGGAGGTTCCGCGAGGACGGTCGGCCAGGATGTCCCCCAGGTCCTCCATCAGCGACTGCACCTCGCCGCTGTCGCGGCGTCCCAGCTCGGCCTTGGCGATGTCGAGCTGTCCGTGCAGCAGACGGCGAGCGTAGGAGAGCCGTGCCTCCTCTTCGCGGCACTCGTCTCGCATCACCCGGAGCTCGGCCGGTGCAAGGTCTGCCATCCCGTCGAGGTAGTCGTCAGCGACGACTCGATCGATCCGGCGCCTATATGGCTTGGGTTCACTCATCTCCGGCTGGAGTCTACCGGCACAGGGCCGCCATCAGGGGGTAGGGGTTCACCGGCCCGCCACCGCCGGGGTGGAACTGGATGTGGAGGTGCGGGGGTGTGGTTCGTGCGTTGCCGCTGTTGCCGTTGGCCCCGATGAGCTCGCCGACGCTGACGCGTTGTCCCTCGGTCACGTACGTGGCGGACAGGTGGGCGTAGTAGTAGCGGTTGCCGAGGTCGTCGGTGATGCGGACCGCCAGTCCGCCGAGACCGCCATTGGTGATCCGTCCGACCGTCGCGTCGGCTGCGGCGTACAGCGGCATACCGTAGGCCGCGAACATGTCGGTCCCCTGGTGGCTGCGCCCGCCGGAGCGGGGGAATCCCCATGAGTCGATGAACCCGTTCGGCTGACCGAGCGGGCAGGTCATCCACTGCGTCCCGCCGTTGATCGTGGCCTGGCGAACCGGCGAGGTGCCGGTGACACCGATCAGCGGAGCAGCACCCGCGTTGCTCACGGCGGCTGCGGCGGCCGCAGCGTCGGCCCGGGCTTCGGCGGCGTCCTGCGCATCCACCTCGGCGGCCGCCAGCATGGCCTCGGCCTGCT
The sequence above is a segment of the Euzebya tangerina genome. Coding sequences within it:
- a CDS encoding asparaginase, with translation MSIGDGEPSVAVTRDGVTESLHRAHVALVSGSRAVSIMGSSETVTYPRSSLKPFQALATAELLAKAGLRMTTEQTALACASHTGSDTHQIEAASMLAEADVDESALRCPPAWPADDRVRQTLAAKTSLSHNCSGKHASMIWGSVAAGLDPDQYLAAHGEFQQHVARRVADVLGEALQGPGVDGCGAPAWRCSLAALARGFATLSAGADRETAEVRDAMTTRPELVGGGDLPDTAMMVADERVVAKRGADGVMACGFRVSGASSIGVAVKIEDGSDRAAGPLAAAVLHALGAVVPTDVLRVPVLGGGVPHGQIAAVSDVAERVHAAA
- a CDS encoding YbjN domain-containing protein, producing MSDPAAAARAAIVEWFADQPGLEVERAGQDGWFTVLEGRNKRTIPMYLSVGDHTLIVESHFMRAPDENAEALYESLLKRNQRTYILRFCVYDSGDVMLVGVLPLPAVSVQEIDRLAGALLATADESYNAALRLGFASYIEREQSWREKVGLGRNPIT
- a CDS encoding 2-phosphosulfolactate phosphatase produces the protein MTTRPTIRTCTLLDVDQHSGTVVVVDVLRAFTTAAVALAGGVERYEVVSTVEEAHARRAADPSVLLLGEVDAVKVPDFDFGNSPWELAQEDVTGRTLVHRSSSGTQGVVRSVGAHRILTASFAVAGATARALATEVAAAASITFCLTGVRENVDGDEDRACAEYITSLLNSDAVVDPMPYLARVGMASAADKFRAGNPDLFPPADLPFVQVVDRYSFAMEVRRVHTERGTAHTLHRLTV
- the proC gene encoding pyrroline-5-carboxylate reductase, with the protein product MTAHESASTGIEGKIGILGAGRLGEALLSGLLRSGAAEPDQIRATVRHEAKAAELSERHNIAVSTDSAEVADWADIVVVAVKPQSLDTLLWQVAGRIHPGEPVISVVAGVPTTRFEEALGEVPVVRVMTNVPVLVDEAMSAIAAGTHASEKDLGLAEDFLRQVGRVVRLAEGDLDAVTALSGSGPAYFFLLAEAMIDAGILLGLPRDVATELIIQTMMGSALMLRDTGRHPVELRESVTSPGGTTIAAVRVLEEQRVRAAFLNAIEAAKNRSVELGR
- a CDS encoding helix-turn-helix domain-containing protein translates to MVGPKKAIDAAIETVGEVADAAESTVRDATTEAERRVHELGAFIREQRVNAKLSGRNLAKRAGVSNPYLSQIERGLRKPSAEILQSIAKALRISAETLYVKAGILEERDSDVVAAITADPDLLERHKRSLLDIYRSFLAETVVEPQTQEPADSAASDAASAK
- a CDS encoding PPOX class F420-dependent oxidoreductase: MEIATNTTVDRERLEEFLADKRKFALITTRSDGRPQISPVTGVVNEAGELLVASYPTRAKTKNLARNPDCSALVLSQDFNGPWVQLYGTGRVVSGEEGVEALVDYYRCAAGHHDDWDEYRQAMRDRDKVCLAMTITDWGPIATGGVPPEFAESQ
- a CDS encoding glycosyltransferase; its protein translation is MAASPLRRVGLIAVHTSPLAQAGTGDAGGLNVYVDNVARGLVARGLHVDVFTRRPSADVPETVRIQVPAARGTIDVHHIEAGPLDADKTELASHLCAFYLGLAAHPVAREAQIFHGHYWMSGWVGARARRKLGTPLVQTFHTLGRQKNATLAPGDRPEPALRLAAESRIAYDADAIIAPTPQESAFLRSEMNARRVHVVEPGVDTTVFNGQADRGWTADLLNPTGEAKVVLFVGRLQPLKAPDTAVETLAALTRDALPGEPPVRLVMVGGPSGNGLGVVDPPALLSLAEQLGVVDNIAFLTPRAHEELAALYRAADVVLMPSHSESFGLVALEAQACGTPVVATDVGGLRHVLGHIDGAPGGGTLVADHHPDKFAAAVRRYLMEPDFAAEAGAAGVRRAQAFSWDATVDKTIAVYEHLHQRHTTRHQMPAGECA
- a CDS encoding aerial mycelium formation protein; translated protein: MSEPKPYRRRIDRVVADDYLDGMADLAPAELRVMRDECREEEARLSYARRLLHGQLDIAKAELGRRDSGEVQSLMEDLGDILADRPRGTSSRSVGNAGIYTPSGPIGRRRGDAVLEEMPLGRLPDLSDAELVSVVRRLADEEAAISSMRQKVLENLDTLQAELIGRYREGAASVDQVLPPSTTA